DNA sequence from the Nocardia fluminea genome:
GCTGCGCCCCGCGCTGGCTCGGCTCGACGAACTGTGGGACGCCGCGGCGGCCGGTCTCGGCGGCGCAACCGGCGACGAACGGGTCAGGGCCCGGCAGGCGGCGGCGATCACCGCGGTCGGACGGCTCATGTACCGATCCGCGCTGGCGCGCACCGAGACTCGCGGCATGAGCAAGCGCGCCGATCATCCCGATCTCGACGCGGCACAACATCACCACCTGCACTCGGGTGGGCTCGACCGGCCATGGGTCGATCCGTCGCAGACCCGCAACTCCGGTCTGGCGGTGGCTTCGTGATCGAACTACTGCGCGCGCAGGACTGCATCGGCTGCGACAAATGCGTCACGGCCTGCCCTACCAACGTCTTCGACCGCGTCGAGGGCGGAATCCCGGTTATCGCACGGCAATCCGATTGCCAGACGTGCTTCATGTGCGAGGCGTACTGCCCCACCGACGCGCTCTACGTCGCACCCGAGGTCACCGCGCTGCCGCCGGACGCGGCGGTACCCGCCGAGCACATCGGCCGATATCGGGAGAAGCTCGGGTGGGGTCACGGGCGTACCGCGGGCGCTCAGCTCGCGGTGGGGCCGCGGCTGCCACACGGCGCGCCACCGCCGCGGCTCAACCCCTGAGCGCGGACCCGGTCGGGTGGCGCAGCGGACCGAACAGCGGGTCGTCGAACAGGCTCTGTTCGACGACCGGGTCCGGCTCACGCAACAGCTGCGCGGTGCTGATGTCGGACCAGTCGTAACGTCGGTCCTCGCACCGCAATTCGACCATCGAGACCGACGAGACCGTGTCGTCGAGGGCGAAGTCGGTGAGCCCGTCTTCGGCGAGCGCGGTGCGGATCTCGTGCACCGGCGAGGGGTGGGTCGCGTGGGCCAGCTCCAGGTAGGGGCGCAGCGGCTCACCGAAATCGGGGATCCGCTCGCGGATCCACACCTCGGTCAGCGCGTCGGTCAGGTCCGCGCGCACCCGCAGCAGTTCCTCCGACACGGTGACCGGCAGCCGGATCGTCTCC
Encoded proteins:
- a CDS encoding 4Fe-4S dicluster domain-containing protein; its protein translation is MIELLRAQDCIGCDKCVTACPTNVFDRVEGGIPVIARQSDCQTCFMCEAYCPTDALYVAPEVTALPPDAAVPAEHIGRYREKLGWGHGRTAGAQLAVGPRLPHGAPPPRLNP
- a CDS encoding 2'-5' RNA ligase family protein, which gives rise to MIASEMTVASRWWWRPGWTPGRSFYNWQIVPTQPVADKLVEIFAPTFSRLPGLEQVDAARLRIGVQGIGFADGVKGVHLAALVAGARDLLAELAPFQLAFGPPEVTAETIRLPVTVSEELLRVRADLTDALTEVWIRERIPDFGEPLRPYLELAHATHPSPVHEIRTALAEDGLTDFALDDTVSSVSMVELRCEDRRYDWSDISTAQLLREPDPVVEQSLFDDPLFGPLRHPTGSALRG